A part of Nitrospinota bacterium genomic DNA contains:
- a CDS encoding cyclic nucleotide-binding domain-containing protein yields MATQKDMLDKLRSNCALFREFNDQDMVNLFRLVKPQVFKQSQVIFHKNDPADSVYIVISGAVEVFMPREPDKVITKLGDGQIFGEMGMLYGQTRNASVRAVEETQVFNISEKIFNDNINIGLLAKIYKNLARIVSQRANEMVRVHRDQLSSM; encoded by the coding sequence ATGGCCACACAAAAGGACATGCTCGACAAACTGCGCTCCAACTGCGCCCTCTTCCGTGAATTTAACGACCAAGACATGGTGAACCTGTTCAGGCTGGTCAAGCCGCAAGTGTTCAAACAAAGCCAGGTGATTTTCCATAAAAATGATCCGGCGGACAGCGTCTACATTGTGATTTCCGGCGCGGTGGAGGTTTTCATGCCCCGCGAGCCGGACAAAGTCATAACTAAACTTGGCGACGGACAGATTTTTGGTGAGATGGGGATGTTGTACGGGCAAACCCGGAACGCATCCGTCCGCGCGGTGGAAGAGACCCAGGTTTTCAACATCTCGGAAAAGATTTTTAACGACAACATCAATATCGGCCTGCTGGCGAAAATATATAAAAACCTCGCCCGCATCGTCAGCCAGCGCGCCAACGAGATGGTACGCGTTCATCGCGACCAACTCTCTTCAATGTGA
- a CDS encoding metallophosphoesterase family protein — protein sequence MRIAIYSDIHANMEAFEAVLKDIKREDVDKKVFLGDIAGYGPEPNECIDLLKQNADLILAGNHDWAAVGLTDHSYFNPYAKESLFWTIETLTEPNKEWLKTLTPSAQMDGILFAHATPLEPEAWHYILTMQDAMDNYRSLTADLCFVGHSHQPLMIEYVDEVNILPIRDIYKTLDKNRKYIVNVGSVGQSRDSNPESCYVVYDSKERNIEYRRVEYDVARVQKKMEKNNLPRYLIDRLALGR from the coding sequence ATGAGGATCGCCATCTACTCGGACATCCATGCCAACATGGAAGCGTTCGAGGCGGTATTGAAGGACATCAAGCGCGAGGATGTCGACAAAAAGGTTTTCCTGGGGGACATCGCCGGCTACGGGCCGGAGCCGAACGAATGCATCGACCTGCTCAAGCAAAACGCCGACCTCATACTCGCCGGCAACCACGACTGGGCGGCCGTCGGTCTCACCGACCACTCCTACTTCAATCCCTACGCCAAGGAATCGCTCTTCTGGACCATTGAGACGCTCACCGAGCCGAACAAGGAGTGGCTCAAAACGCTCACGCCGTCCGCCCAGATGGACGGCATACTCTTCGCCCACGCCACCCCGCTCGAGCCGGAGGCATGGCACTATATCCTCACCATGCAGGACGCCATGGACAACTACCGCTCGCTGACGGCCGACCTCTGCTTCGTGGGGCACAGCCATCAGCCGCTCATGATCGAGTATGTGGACGAGGTGAACATCCTGCCGATCCGCGACATCTACAAGACGCTGGACAAAAACCGCAAATACATCGTCAACGTCGGCAGCGTGGGACAATCGCGCGATTCCAATCCCGAATCCTGCTATGTGGTCTACGATTCGAAGGAACGGAACATCGAATACCGCCGGGTGGAGTACGATGTCGCCCGCGTGCAGAAAAAGATGGAAAAAAACAACCTCCCCCGCTACCTCATCGACAGGCTGGCCCTTGGCCGCTAA
- a CDS encoding (2Fe-2S)-binding protein, producing the protein MVNNAIVFKIDGVEVRGKPGQTIMHAADEAGIYIPRLCDVEGLEPQGSCRVCTVKINGRTAAACTQPVAPGIEVENDTLEIRNCRRDIVRMLFHEGNHLCPCCEASGRCELQALGYRLGILQPDKYPYLQPVRPVDASHPDIMLDTNRCIRCGRCIRASRHMDHKNVFGYIGRGINKQVGVNGKNLAQTNVHIDDHAVAPGICPVGCIIQKRRGFYDPVGQRRFDLHPIGTEIEKTPKGIKK; encoded by the coding sequence ATTGTGAATAATGCAATTGTCTTCAAAATAGACGGCGTTGAAGTCAGGGGTAAACCCGGACAAACAATTATGCATGCCGCCGACGAGGCGGGCATCTATATTCCGCGTCTTTGCGATGTTGAAGGGTTGGAACCGCAGGGGAGCTGCCGCGTATGCACGGTGAAAATCAATGGCCGGACCGCGGCCGCCTGCACGCAACCGGTGGCCCCCGGCATAGAGGTGGAAAACGATACGCTGGAAATCCGGAACTGCCGGCGGGATATTGTCCGGATGCTGTTTCACGAAGGGAACCACCTGTGCCCTTGCTGCGAGGCTAGCGGACGGTGCGAGTTGCAGGCACTGGGATACCGGCTTGGGATTTTGCAGCCCGACAAGTACCCCTATTTACAGCCGGTGCGTCCGGTGGATGCTTCCCATCCGGATATCATGCTGGATACCAACCGGTGCATACGGTGCGGCCGTTGCATCAGGGCCTCGCGGCATATGGATCACAAAAACGTGTTCGGCTATATCGGGCGCGGGATTAACAAACAGGTGGGAGTGAACGGAAAAAACCTGGCACAGACCAACGTCCATATCGACGATCATGCCGTGGCCCCGGGCATCTGTCCGGTCGGCTGCATTATTCAGAAACGGCGCGGATTTTATGATCCGGTCGGCCAGCGCAGATTCGACTTGCATCCCATCGGAACGGAAATTGAAAAGACTCCGAAGGGGATCAAAAAATGA
- the nusB gene encoding transcription antitermination factor NusB has protein sequence MGSRRAGREAAMRILYSMEFSAQPADQAAADYWLEHNVSNQLKAFTMTIVNGVDAGRAELDAIISAASDNWPVKRMADVDKNILRIAAWELKEHPETPTAVIIDEAVEMAKQYAAPDSSSFINGILGRIQKEIRTAQ, from the coding sequence ATGGGATCACGAAGGGCTGGCCGCGAAGCCGCCATGCGCATACTCTACTCGATGGAATTTTCGGCCCAGCCGGCCGACCAGGCCGCCGCCGACTATTGGCTTGAACACAACGTCTCCAACCAGCTCAAGGCGTTCACCATGACCATCGTCAACGGCGTGGATGCCGGGCGCGCCGAACTGGACGCCATCATCTCCGCCGCCAGCGACAACTGGCCGGTGAAACGGATGGCCGATGTGGACAAGAACATCCTGCGGATCGCCGCGTGGGAACTGAAAGAACATCCGGAAACCCCCACCGCCGTCATCATCGACGAAGCTGTGGAAATGGCCAAGCAATACGCCGCCCCCGATTCTTCTTCCTTTATCAATGGCATTTTGGGTAGAATCCAGAAAGAAATAAGAACCGCCCAATAA
- a CDS encoding NAD(P)H-dependent oxidoreductase subunit E, with protein sequence MKSNLDSVIAQACNKHKNDPGRVIDILWEIQKSLGCINEDAMEKIAATINTSRVHIEGIVSFYSFFSETPKGKIIIRLCGDIVDRHAGIDKIAAVFSEELGIGIGQTSPDRKFSLEYTACIGMSDQAPAALVNEVALTSLTPDSARDIARRLKSSSDPSKLVTVRGDGNNGNHLVNAMVKNNIRMKGEVILADGIQAESGLKKALSKTPLEVIQEIAESGLRGRGGAGFPTGEKWKLAQKAEANRRFVICNADEGEPGTFKDRVLLTERANLIFEGMTIAAYAVGSDSGILYLRAEYAYLLPYLESVMEERRKSGLLGTAICGKKGFDFDIRIQLGAGAYICGEESALISSCEGLRGEPKNRPPFPVEKGYLAKPTIVNNVETFCCAARILDRGSAWFAGIGTKASHGTKLLSISGDCAKPGVYEIPYGVEIAALLEMAGAEDPVIVQVGGASGEMIGRGFFNRKICFSDLPTGGAITIFNSRRNVLAIVDYYLEFFADESCGYCTPCRVGTVFLRERIQKVMHGFAESADLDYLKDLGKTIMMTSRCGLGSSAPKCVLNSMAQFPLVYSSHLKESADGLQPGFNIQKALEESRRIAKRKSMIYDPVFGNENER encoded by the coding sequence ATGAAATCGAATCTTGATTCAGTGATCGCCCAAGCATGCAATAAGCATAAAAACGATCCTGGCCGGGTTATCGATATTCTGTGGGAAATCCAAAAATCGCTTGGTTGCATCAATGAAGATGCGATGGAAAAGATCGCCGCCACGATTAATACCAGCCGGGTGCACATCGAGGGAATCGTATCTTTTTATTCGTTTTTTTCGGAGACCCCGAAAGGCAAAATCATCATCCGGCTTTGCGGCGACATAGTCGACCGCCATGCGGGGATTGATAAAATCGCCGCTGTTTTTTCAGAAGAATTGGGTATCGGTATCGGGCAGACCTCTCCCGACCGGAAATTTTCGCTGGAGTACACCGCGTGTATCGGAATGAGCGACCAGGCGCCCGCCGCGTTGGTTAACGAAGTGGCGTTAACCTCGTTAACCCCGGATTCCGCCAGGGATATCGCCCGGCGGTTAAAGTCATCTTCAGACCCGTCAAAACTTGTGACGGTGAGGGGCGACGGCAATAACGGCAATCATCTCGTCAACGCCATGGTGAAAAACAATATCCGGATGAAGGGCGAGGTGATCTTGGCCGATGGGATTCAAGCCGAATCCGGCTTGAAAAAGGCTCTGTCCAAGACACCGCTTGAAGTCATCCAGGAAATTGCCGAATCCGGTTTACGGGGCCGGGGCGGCGCCGGCTTTCCCACCGGTGAAAAATGGAAACTTGCCCAAAAGGCCGAAGCAAACCGGCGGTTCGTAATATGCAATGCCGATGAGGGAGAGCCGGGGACTTTTAAGGACCGGGTGCTATTAACGGAGCGCGCAAACCTTATATTCGAAGGCATGACCATCGCCGCTTATGCGGTTGGGAGCGATAGCGGCATTTTGTATTTGCGCGCGGAATACGCATATCTCCTCCCCTATCTTGAAAGTGTTATGGAAGAGAGGCGAAAATCCGGCTTATTGGGCACCGCAATATGCGGGAAGAAGGGATTTGACTTCGATATCAGGATACAATTGGGCGCGGGGGCCTATATTTGCGGCGAAGAAAGCGCGCTTATCAGCTCGTGCGAAGGGTTGCGCGGCGAGCCAAAAAACCGCCCCCCCTTCCCCGTTGAAAAGGGATACCTTGCCAAACCGACTATCGTGAACAACGTTGAAACGTTCTGCTGCGCGGCCCGGATACTTGACCGCGGTTCCGCATGGTTTGCCGGCATCGGAACGAAAGCCAGCCACGGGACGAAACTGCTCAGCATAAGCGGCGATTGCGCAAAACCTGGCGTATATGAGATTCCGTATGGAGTTGAAATCGCCGCGCTGCTTGAGATGGCGGGAGCTGAAGACCCGGTCATCGTGCAAGTGGGGGGCGCCAGCGGCGAGATGATAGGCCGCGGGTTTTTTAACAGGAAAATCTGCTTTTCCGATTTACCCACGGGCGGAGCGATTACGATATTCAACTCCCGCCGGAATGTATTGGCTATCGTTGATTATTACCTGGAATTTTTCGCCGATGAAAGCTGCGGGTATTGCACGCCGTGCAGGGTGGGAACCGTGTTTCTGCGGGAGAGGATCCAGAAAGTAATGCATGGATTCGCGGAAAGCGCGGACCTGGACTACCTAAAAGACCTTGGCAAAACAATTATGATGACCAGCCGGTGCGGACTGGGAAGTTCGGCGCCGAAATGCGTATTAAACTCAATGGCGCAATTCCCGCTGGTATACTCATCGCATTTGAAGGAAAGCGCCGACGGCTTGCAGCCGGGATTCAATATTCAGAAAGCGCTTGAAGAATCCCGAAGAATCGCAAAACGAAAATCGATGATTTACGATCCGGTTTTCGGGAACGAAAATGAACGGTAG
- the holA gene encoding DNA polymerase III subunit delta, with amino-acid sequence MAAKGTNSLKELQQSLAAGKTAPIYFFHGEQESGIAAAVRSVRDHLLKTGDPSTAWRAYDLAENSFGDFLSDVLTVSFFSEKRGVLLQGLLKKGRGAGGCSGADGEDGAEDAIGAKNVRLDEKDLLALLKYLRQPSPDVAVVIAPGKVDMRQKLWKDIAAAAYTVSFNLTEDDRKAIFEEKLLSSGLTFAPDARAWMEERFVGKDSAKERLVGNFPFLDSEMIKLALYMGENKRVTMADVEECMSAPSQDNVFKLTDALAGRNIDDALNVLASLKMQGVHHLPVMGMLASHFRKLLMVRSGKDQRLRDDEIMARAGIRSAWHLNKLADQTRKTTAEQLKRIIFRLARADFRMKSGNLNEWFILEQEIVGIIAPQSKNTAAR; translated from the coding sequence TTGGCCGCTAAGGGAACCAACTCCCTCAAGGAACTCCAGCAATCGCTTGCCGCCGGCAAGACGGCCCCCATCTACTTCTTCCACGGCGAACAGGAAAGCGGCATCGCGGCGGCCGTCCGATCCGTGCGCGACCATCTCCTGAAAACCGGCGACCCCAGCACCGCGTGGCGCGCGTACGACCTTGCCGAAAACTCCTTCGGGGATTTCCTCTCCGATGTGCTCACCGTCTCCTTCTTTTCAGAGAAACGGGGGGTGCTGCTGCAAGGACTTTTGAAAAAGGGGCGCGGTGCCGGTGGCTGCTCCGGCGCGGATGGCGAGGATGGCGCGGAAGATGCCATTGGGGCGAAAAACGTCCGTTTGGACGAAAAGGACCTGTTGGCGCTTTTGAAGTATCTGCGGCAACCCTCGCCTGACGTGGCGGTGGTCATCGCCCCCGGCAAGGTGGATATGCGCCAAAAGCTCTGGAAAGATATCGCGGCCGCCGCCTACACCGTCTCCTTCAACCTCACCGAAGATGACCGCAAAGCAATCTTCGAGGAGAAACTGCTGTCGAGCGGCCTCACCTTCGCGCCGGACGCGCGCGCATGGATGGAAGAACGCTTTGTGGGAAAAGATTCCGCTAAAGAACGCCTGGTGGGCAACTTCCCCTTTCTCGACAGCGAAATGATCAAGCTGGCGCTGTACATGGGCGAGAACAAGCGGGTGACGATGGCGGATGTGGAAGAGTGCATGTCCGCCCCCAGCCAGGATAACGTTTTCAAACTGACCGACGCGCTGGCCGGGCGCAATATCGATGATGCGCTCAACGTGCTGGCATCCCTGAAAATGCAGGGAGTGCACCACCTGCCGGTGATGGGGATGCTCGCATCGCATTTCCGCAAGCTCTTGATGGTCCGTAGCGGAAAAGACCAGCGCCTGCGCGACGATGAGATCATGGCCCGCGCGGGAATCAGGTCGGCGTGGCACCTTAACAAACTTGCGGATCAAACGCGGAAAACCACCGCCGAGCAGCTCAAGCGGATCATCTTCCGCCTCGCGCGCGCCGACTTCCGGATGAAAAGCGGCAACCTCAATGAATGGTTCATCCTTGAGCAGGAGATTGTCGGCATCATTGCACCGCAGTCCAAAAATACGGCCGCGCGCTAA
- a CDS encoding 6,7-dimethyl-8-ribityllumazine synthase, with amino-acid sequence MNLIEGNINGAGKKVAIVASRFNEFINAKLIDGARDCLVRHGASDNDITLIRVPGAFEIPFAAAKAVDAKKFDAVICIGTVIRGDTSHYEFLSAEVTKGVAALAMRAAIPVVYGLVTTENLEQAIERAGSKAGNRGWDAAMTALEMMDLNAKKI; translated from the coding sequence ATGAACCTGATTGAAGGAAACATCAACGGCGCGGGAAAAAAAGTCGCCATCGTCGCCAGCCGCTTTAACGAATTCATCAACGCCAAGCTGATAGACGGCGCGCGGGATTGCCTGGTGCGCCACGGCGCATCCGATAACGACATCACCCTCATCCGCGTGCCGGGGGCCTTTGAAATCCCCTTCGCCGCCGCCAAAGCGGTCGACGCGAAGAAGTTCGATGCCGTTATCTGCATCGGCACCGTCATCCGCGGCGATACCAGCCACTACGAGTTCCTCTCCGCCGAAGTGACCAAGGGGGTCGCGGCGCTGGCGATGCGGGCCGCCATCCCGGTGGTATACGGCCTCGTCACCACCGAGAATCTTGAACAGGCGATTGAGCGCGCCGGCAGCAAAGCGGGCAACCGCGGGTGGGACGCCGCCATGACCGCATTGGAGATGATGGACCTCAACGCCAAGAAAATCTGA
- a CDS encoding NADP oxidoreductase: MKKKRISTISLAGCFGCHMSLLDIDERILELVKLVEFDRSPVNDLKRFKARCDIGFIEGGCCNEENVHTLRKFRRNCDVLVAVGQCAVMGGLPVMRNAIMHSKDPLRECLETAYLNSPYVYNPTNDIPNDPALPLILDKVYTCAEVVKMDYQIPGCPPSGDILWQAINALLNGKPSDLPSEVIKFD; encoded by the coding sequence ATGAAAAAAAAGCGCATATCCACCATATCCCTTGCGGGATGTTTTGGCTGCCATATGTCCCTGCTGGATATCGACGAGCGGATTTTGGAACTGGTCAAACTGGTGGAGTTCGACAGAAGCCCCGTCAACGACCTGAAACGGTTTAAGGCGCGATGCGATATAGGGTTTATCGAGGGTGGATGCTGCAACGAGGAAAACGTCCATACATTGCGGAAATTCCGCAGGAATTGCGATGTGCTGGTTGCCGTCGGTCAGTGCGCCGTAATGGGGGGACTGCCGGTGATGCGGAACGCCATAATGCATTCAAAAGACCCGCTGCGGGAATGCCTGGAAACGGCATACCTGAACAGTCCGTATGTATATAACCCGACGAACGACATTCCAAACGACCCCGCGTTGCCGCTGATTCTCGACAAGGTATACACGTGCGCCGAGGTGGTAAAAATGGACTACCAGATTCCGGGGTGCCCGCCTTCGGGCGACATATTGTGGCAGGCGATAAACGCCCTTTTGAACGGAAAACCATCGGATTTGCCCAGCGAAGTAATCAAGTTTGATTAG
- a CDS encoding hydrogenase maturation protease, protein MIGYGNPGRIDDGLGPALSALLDARALKGVSVETDYQLVVDHAHEIARHDYVIFADAAISGQAPFSFTEIPIAATQPTFNSHSLSPEAAMFFARTMFGAKTKGYILGIRGYEYEGFGEGISERAKENLDAAFLFILELLGQGKRIS, encoded by the coding sequence GTGATCGGCTACGGCAATCCTGGCCGTATCGATGACGGCCTTGGTCCGGCCTTGTCGGCCCTGCTTGACGCGCGCGCCCTCAAAGGGGTGTCCGTCGAAACGGATTACCAACTGGTTGTGGACCATGCGCATGAAATAGCCCGGCACGATTATGTCATTTTTGCCGATGCGGCCATAAGCGGCCAAGCCCCGTTCTCGTTTACCGAGATACCCATCGCGGCCACGCAACCAACATTCAACAGTCATAGCCTTTCGCCGGAGGCGGCGATGTTTTTCGCGAGGACGATGTTCGGCGCCAAAACAAAAGGGTATATCCTCGGCATCCGCGGTTATGAGTATGAAGGATTCGGCGAGGGTATATCGGAACGGGCAAAGGAAAACCTTGATGCCGCCTTCCTGTTTATTCTGGAATTGCTCGGGCAGGGGAAAAGAATAAGTTAA
- a CDS encoding Ni/Fe hydrogenase subunit alpha: MTKTRVIEIEPITRVEGHGKVTIHLDDHNNVREARLHVVEFRGFERFICGRPYWEVPVIVQRLCGICPVSHHLTASKAMDMIVGAKKLTPTAEKIRRLMHYGQIMQSHVLHFFHLSSPDLLFGFDSDPESRNVFGVIEKMPELAVQGVMMRKFGQEIIKATAGKKIHGTGAVPGGVNKNLSIAERDVFLRDIGQMKTWALGALDIAKKYTFDNLAAVQAFAVFNSSHLSLVREDGALDLYHGNLRALDAGGNLIFDQVDYRRFNEYLMEEVKPWSYMKFPFIKSRGHIDGWYRVGPLARMNTCGFIDTPEAGKALVEFKNLTRGAPNHMSLAYHWARMIETLHCVENIETLLNDPDLQGTDLMVKGERAGEGIGVIEAPRGTLFHHYKVDANDQVTFCNLIVSTTNNNEAMNRAVKQVAQDHISGKPKITEGMLNHVEVAVRAYDPCLSCATHAIGKMPLAIEMYDADGNLVDRNSQYI, encoded by the coding sequence ATGACTAAAACACGGGTTATTGAGATAGAGCCGATAACGCGTGTCGAGGGGCATGGAAAAGTCACCATTCACCTTGACGACCATAATAACGTGCGCGAGGCACGGCTTCATGTTGTCGAATTTCGCGGATTCGAGCGGTTTATTTGCGGCCGCCCTTATTGGGAAGTCCCGGTGATCGTCCAGCGGCTGTGCGGCATATGCCCGGTAAGCCACCACCTCACCGCGTCAAAAGCGATGGACATGATTGTCGGGGCGAAGAAGCTTACGCCAACGGCGGAAAAAATACGGCGGTTGATGCACTACGGTCAAATCATGCAAAGCCATGTATTGCACTTTTTTCATTTGTCTTCGCCGGACCTGCTGTTCGGTTTTGATTCCGATCCTGAATCGCGCAATGTTTTTGGCGTAATTGAAAAAATGCCGGAATTGGCCGTGCAGGGCGTCATGATGCGCAAATTCGGCCAGGAGATTATTAAAGCCACCGCCGGAAAAAAAATACATGGAACCGGCGCCGTGCCCGGCGGGGTGAACAAAAACCTTTCCATCGCGGAACGGGATGTTTTTTTGCGCGATATAGGGCAGATGAAGACATGGGCGCTCGGCGCGCTTGATATTGCCAAAAAATACACCTTTGACAACCTTGCGGCCGTGCAAGCGTTTGCGGTTTTCAATTCCAGCCACCTTTCCCTCGTGCGCGAGGATGGCGCGCTGGACCTTTATCATGGAAACCTGCGGGCCCTGGATGCCGGGGGAAACCTTATTTTCGACCAAGTCGATTACCGCCGCTTTAACGAGTATCTTATGGAGGAGGTAAAGCCGTGGTCGTATATGAAATTCCCATTTATCAAATCCCGCGGACATATTGACGGATGGTACCGCGTGGGCCCGTTGGCCCGCATGAACACGTGCGGGTTTATCGATACCCCGGAGGCGGGCAAGGCCCTTGTCGAATTCAAAAACCTTACCCGCGGCGCGCCAAACCATATGTCGCTTGCCTATCATTGGGCCCGGATGATAGAGACGCTGCATTGCGTGGAGAACATCGAAACATTGCTTAATGACCCCGACCTGCAGGGAACGGACCTGATGGTCAAAGGGGAACGCGCGGGAGAGGGAATCGGCGTGATTGAAGCGCCGCGCGGCACACTGTTCCACCATTACAAGGTTGATGCGAACGACCAGGTTACCTTTTGCAATCTGATCGTTTCCACCACCAACAACAACGAGGCCATGAACCGCGCCGTTAAACAAGTCGCCCAGGATCATATTTCGGGAAAACCGAAAATAACGGAAGGGATGCTAAACCACGTGGAAGTTGCGGTTCGGGCCTATGACCCCTGCCTTTCCTGCGCAACGCATGCGATAGGGAAAATGCCGCTGGCGATTGAAATGTATGACGCGGATGGAAACCTTGTCGACCGGAACAGCCAGTATATTTGA
- a CDS encoding sigma-70 family RNA polymerase sigma factor gives MDSAGAGIPDERLVDQVRAGDGVAYEELIRRHKGKIFGMAARIARDALELEEIAQEVFVKAYENLASYRGDAPFGHWLSRIATNTCHDYLRKRKQRRAEVSVDLYEWMLEAPAETHGAAPEELAALARALERLRPGERLVLTLLELEEKSVKETAYIMDISEGNVKVRAHRARKALKELLEKELKHG, from the coding sequence ATGGATTCCGCTGGCGCGGGTATCCCGGATGAGCGGCTGGTTGACCAGGTCCGCGCGGGGGATGGCGTGGCGTATGAAGAGCTGATCCGCCGGCACAAAGGGAAGATTTTTGGCATGGCGGCACGGATTGCCCGTGATGCCTTGGAGCTTGAGGAAATTGCCCAAGAGGTCTTTGTAAAGGCCTACGAGAACCTGGCAAGCTATCGGGGCGATGCGCCGTTCGGGCACTGGTTGTCGCGCATCGCCACCAATACCTGCCACGATTATTTGCGCAAGCGGAAACAGCGCCGGGCGGAAGTATCCGTTGACCTGTATGAGTGGATGTTGGAGGCTCCGGCGGAAACGCACGGAGCCGCGCCGGAGGAACTGGCGGCATTGGCGCGCGCGCTGGAGCGGCTGCGTCCCGGCGAGCGGCTGGTGTTGACGCTTTTGGAGTTGGAAGAGAAAAGCGTGAAGGAAACGGCGTATATTATGGATATAAGCGAAGGGAACGTAAAAGTACGCGCCCATCGCGCCCGTAAAGCGCTTAAAGAACTGCTGGAAAAGGAGTTGAAACATGGATGA